From Marinilabiliales bacterium, one genomic window encodes:
- a CDS encoding aspartate--ammonia ligase, which translates to METLQQQQSIRLTGGIETEKAIDLVKTTFSDTLCRELNLTRVVAPLIVAEDTGINDDLNGIERPVQINIKDMQSKRVTVVQSLAKWKRYRLAQLGAEPGEGILTDMKALRPDEDLGPLHSVYVDQWDWEKVISGEQRHLLCLKDTVKRIYKALVATEKAVAERYQEITPVLPPGIKFIHAEDLYLKYPELTPRERETEAAREYGAFFLTGIGGDLPGGNIHDGRAPDYDDWSTPTGQHYRGLNGDIIVWNPVTGSAFEISSMGIRVDESALVYQLEKRNCLERRELMFHRMLLGGKLPQTMGGGIGQSRVCMFMLRKSHIGQVQASVWPETMTEELKKESIDLI; encoded by the coding sequence ATGGAAACTCTACAGCAGCAACAAAGCATCCGGCTAACCGGCGGAATTGAAACCGAAAAAGCAATAGACCTGGTGAAAACAACTTTCTCTGATACCCTCTGCAGGGAACTGAACCTTACCCGTGTTGTCGCACCACTGATAGTGGCCGAGGACACCGGCATCAATGATGATCTTAACGGCATTGAACGGCCTGTGCAGATCAATATAAAAGATATGCAGTCCAAAAGAGTTACCGTGGTGCAGTCCCTTGCCAAATGGAAAAGGTACCGGCTGGCACAGCTTGGCGCAGAACCCGGCGAAGGAATTCTTACTGATATGAAAGCGCTCCGCCCTGATGAGGACCTCGGCCCACTTCACTCGGTCTACGTTGACCAATGGGACTGGGAGAAGGTTATCTCCGGGGAACAGAGACACCTCCTCTGCCTGAAAGATACCGTAAAGAGAATCTACAAAGCACTTGTTGCCACCGAGAAAGCTGTCGCGGAAAGGTATCAGGAGATCACACCCGTTCTGCCGCCCGGGATAAAGTTCATACATGCCGAGGACCTCTACCTGAAATACCCTGAACTCACTCCAAGGGAACGGGAAACCGAGGCAGCACGGGAATATGGTGCATTTTTTCTGACAGGTATCGGGGGAGACCTTCCCGGAGGCAACATTCATGACGGCAGGGCTCCCGACTATGATGACTGGAGCACACCGACCGGACAGCATTACAGGGGACTTAACGGCGATATCATTGTATGGAACCCGGTTACCGGATCAGCCTTCGAGATATCGTCAATGGGAATCCGCGTTGATGAAAGCGCACTTGTATACCAGCTAGAAAAGAGGAACTGCCTTGAGCGAAGGGAACTGATGTTTCACCGCATGCTGCTCGGCGGCAAGCTGCCTCAGACGATGGGCGGGGGAATAGGCCAGTCCCGCGTCTGCATGTTCATGCTGCGGAAAAGTCATATCGGACAGGTGCAGGCAAGCGTATGGCCTGAAACGATGACTGAAGAGCTGAAAAAGGAGAGCATCGACCTGATATAA